A window of the Lolium perenne isolate Kyuss_39 chromosome 7, Kyuss_2.0, whole genome shotgun sequence genome harbors these coding sequences:
- the LOC139833826 gene encoding uncharacterized protein: MDIDDEMKVQLFTEEQNAEPFFVVPRRGGSKPGKRRKINRHRQAGAMLLDADYFNDDATHSPMEFRRRFRMNKALFLKIVYGVREYDNYFMAKQDCTGLWGFTSIQKCTAAMR; the protein is encoded by the exons ATGGACATAGACGACGAGATGAAGGTGCAGTTGTTCACGGAGGAGCAGAACGCTGAG CCTTTCTTCGTCGTTCCTCGGCGCGGCGGCTCAAAGCCAGGCAAGAGGAGGAAAATCAACCGGCATCGTCAAGCCGGCGCAATGCTGCTTGACGCCGACTACTTCAACGACGATGCGACTCATTCACCGATGGAATTTCGGCgccggtttaggatgaacaaggCGTTGTTCTTGAAAATTGTCTACGGTGTCAGGGAGTACGACAACTACTTCATGGCCAAGCAAGATTGCACAGGTTTGTGGGGCTTCACCTCAATTCAGAAATGCACTGCTGCAATGCGCTGA